Proteins from a single region of Akkermansiaceae bacterium:
- a CDS encoding tyrosine--tRNA ligase, producing the protein MTPEEQLAILTAGTAKVLSEKELLEKLRLGRPLRVKLGLDPTTPDIHLGHTVVFEKMRQFQELGHQIVIIIGDFTATIGDPSGRSATRPPLTREAVLVNARTYTDQIFKLLDQEKTEVVYNGDWFRKMTFEDVLRLNGRVTMQQMLQREDFKNRIDKGQEVRLHEIQYPIVQGWDSVEVRADVELGGTDQLFNLLVGRDLQKEEGMPQQTVITMPLLEGLDGVKKMSKSYGNYVGVDEPPAEMFGKLMSVSDELMVRYYQLLLGVALDAAIHPMEAKKALAEKLTARYHGEEVGQTARADWDTRFSKKDLAAAELPELSLADLPGELNVLTLTAHAFRTAFGLEKSNGELRKQFITSGSVQLNGEKLTEPSAAVAPAAGDVLKLSKKHAVRFV; encoded by the coding sequence GTGACGCCAGAAGAACAACTCGCCATTCTCACCGCCGGCACCGCCAAGGTCCTTTCGGAAAAGGAACTGCTGGAAAAGCTCAGGCTCGGCCGCCCGCTGCGCGTGAAGCTGGGACTGGACCCGACCACACCGGACATCCACCTCGGGCATACCGTCGTTTTCGAGAAAATGCGCCAGTTCCAGGAACTCGGCCACCAGATCGTCATCATCATCGGGGACTTCACCGCCACCATCGGGGACCCGTCCGGGCGCTCCGCGACCCGCCCTCCCCTCACCCGTGAGGCGGTGCTCGTCAATGCCCGCACCTACACCGACCAGATCTTCAAGCTGCTCGACCAGGAAAAGACCGAGGTCGTCTACAACGGTGACTGGTTCCGCAAGATGACGTTCGAAGACGTTCTCCGTCTGAACGGCCGCGTGACGATGCAGCAGATGCTCCAACGCGAGGACTTCAAGAACCGCATCGACAAGGGGCAGGAAGTCCGCCTGCACGAGATCCAGTACCCCATCGTCCAGGGCTGGGATTCCGTCGAAGTCCGCGCCGATGTCGAACTCGGTGGCACCGACCAGCTTTTCAACCTCCTCGTCGGCCGCGACCTGCAGAAGGAGGAAGGGATGCCGCAGCAGACCGTCATCACCATGCCGCTGCTCGAGGGACTGGATGGCGTGAAGAAGATGTCGAAGTCCTACGGCAACTACGTCGGTGTGGACGAGCCGCCCGCCGAAATGTTCGGCAAGCTGATGAGCGTGTCCGACGAGCTCATGGTCCGCTACTACCAGCTCCTGCTGGGCGTGGCACTGGATGCTGCCATCCACCCGATGGAGGCGAAGAAGGCTCTCGCGGAGAAACTCACCGCCCGCTACCATGGCGAGGAGGTCGGGCAAACCGCGCGCGCGGATTGGGACACCCGCTTCTCGAAAAAAGATCTCGCCGCCGCGGAACTCCCGGAGCTTTCCCTCGCGGATCTGCCGGGTGAGCTGAACGTGCTCACGCTCACCGCCCATGCGTTCAGGACCGCCTTCGGCCTGGAGAAGTCCAACGGCGAGCTGCGGAAGCAGTTCATCACCTCCGGCTCCGTCCAGCTCAACGGGGAGAAGCTCACCGAGCCTTCCGCCGCCGTGGCCCCGGCCGCCGGGGATGTGCTGAAGCTTTCCAAGAAGCACGCCGTGCGCTTCGTGTGA
- a CDS encoding L,D-transpeptidase family protein gives MSKARLILQFSAALGALFLASCATKVDPVTLDKKSDEYQNPYPEGTYDHFKARKDYPKTYDVWRNEELLSKTNDSNSNIFIDLKTQRGMLKNGAEVVMDYPICSGIKSRPTPPGTYKILEKVVDKSSNRYGRILDAEGNTVNGDADAINDPIPEGGKFVGAPMRYWMRLTWDGVGHHIGPVKRYPASHACIRGPSKIMPLVYSKMKLGSTVVVE, from the coding sequence ATGAGCAAAGCACGTCTGATCCTCCAATTTTCCGCGGCACTCGGTGCCCTGTTCCTGGCAAGCTGTGCGACGAAGGTCGATCCCGTGACCCTCGACAAAAAGAGCGACGAATACCAGAACCCGTATCCGGAGGGGACCTACGACCACTTCAAGGCGCGGAAGGACTATCCGAAGACCTATGATGTCTGGAGAAACGAGGAACTGCTCTCGAAGACGAACGATTCCAACTCGAACATCTTCATCGATCTGAAGACCCAGCGCGGCATGCTGAAGAATGGGGCTGAGGTCGTCATGGACTACCCCATCTGCTCCGGCATCAAGAGCCGCCCGACGCCTCCCGGCACCTACAAGATCCTCGAGAAGGTCGTGGACAAGAGCTCCAACCGCTACGGCCGCATCCTGGATGCGGAAGGCAACACCGTGAACGGCGATGCCGATGCCATCAACGACCCGATCCCCGAAGGGGGCAAGTTCGTCGGTGCGCCGATGCGCTACTGGATGCGCCTGACCTGGGACGGCGTGGGCCACCACATCGGTCCGGTGAAGCGCTATCCCGCCTCCCACGCCTGCATCCGCGGGCCGAGCAAGATCATGCCGCTCGTCTATTCCAAGATGAAGCTCGGCAGCACGGTCGTCGTCGAGTGA
- a CDS encoding SGNH/GDSL hydrolase family protein has translation MKFLLSLFLLLGACAPLVHQPRPMTDARREVRDRLRGKAEPSILFIGNSYSFGVPAALREVAAENGRTIRTGHSTHSGWTLARHARHGPTLRKIRSGKWDIVVLQEFSLNPAKFSLLRDREMFPAVRALAAEARAAGAIPVLYQTWGRRDSFATMNPKVRDGYLAASRNAGGLLVVPAGDYWEREISAGRGEGLFQPDGSHPTRVGSRLTATAFYDAFFR, from the coding sequence ATGAAATTCCTGCTCTCCCTTTTCCTTCTTCTCGGTGCCTGCGCCCCCTTGGTCCACCAGCCGCGCCCCATGACGGACGCCCGCCGCGAGGTGCGTGACCGCCTGCGCGGAAAAGCTGAACCTTCCATCCTTTTCATCGGCAACAGCTACTCGTTCGGGGTGCCCGCCGCCCTGCGCGAGGTGGCCGCGGAGAATGGCAGGACCATCCGCACCGGCCACTCCACCCACAGCGGCTGGACGCTGGCCCGCCACGCCCGGCACGGACCGACCCTGCGGAAGATCCGCAGCGGGAAATGGGACATCGTGGTGTTGCAGGAATTCAGCCTCAATCCCGCGAAATTCAGCCTGTTACGGGACCGGGAGATGTTCCCCGCCGTGCGGGCGTTGGCGGCGGAGGCGCGTGCCGCCGGGGCCATTCCCGTGCTTTACCAGACCTGGGGGCGGCGGGATTCCTTCGCCACGATGAATCCGAAGGTCCGCGACGGCTACCTGGCCGCTTCGCGGAATGCGGGCGGCCTGCTGGTTGTGCCCGCCGGAGACTACTGGGAACGTGAGATTTCCGCAGGCAGGGGCGAGGGGCTTTTCCAGCCGGACGGCAGCCATCCCACCCGCGTGGGAAGCCGCCTGACTGCGACCGCCTTTTACGACGCGTTCTTCCGTTAG
- a CDS encoding tyrosine recombinase XerC, with protein MSEADETDFLSFQGTEKSASPRTLANYREALAAYRTWRGGKFGGWRDASADDFRDYLFHLMKQDFKRSTIRLRFAALRSFYKYLVLRRGLGRSPVAEVQLPKPEKSLPVVLSVSQIDELLTLPLRVPPGKAAYSWMPMRDAAILELFYSSGLRISELISLDVSDIDFLGETVRVTGKGSKERIVPIGGPALAAIQRYRTEAAVVSGPLFLSSHRKRITQQAIDLLLKKYLKLSSIPFRISPHKLRHSFATHLLDAGADLRSVQSLLGHSSLSTTQIYTHVTKERLKEAYDTAHPRA; from the coding sequence ATGAGCGAAGCGGACGAAACGGATTTCCTGTCCTTCCAAGGGACGGAGAAAAGTGCCTCGCCCCGCACGCTTGCGAACTACCGTGAGGCGCTGGCCGCCTACCGCACGTGGCGGGGCGGGAAGTTCGGCGGTTGGCGGGATGCCTCCGCGGATGATTTCCGGGACTACCTGTTCCATCTGATGAAGCAGGACTTCAAGCGGTCCACCATCCGCCTGCGGTTCGCCGCGCTGCGCTCGTTCTACAAATACCTGGTGCTCCGGCGCGGGCTGGGACGCAGTCCGGTGGCGGAGGTACAACTGCCGAAGCCGGAGAAGTCTCTGCCGGTGGTGCTAAGCGTTTCCCAGATCGATGAACTGCTCACCCTGCCGCTGCGGGTTCCGCCCGGAAAGGCGGCTTACTCCTGGATGCCGATGCGGGATGCGGCGATCCTGGAGCTGTTCTACTCCAGTGGCCTGCGGATTTCCGAGCTGATCTCGCTGGATGTCAGCGACATCGACTTTCTCGGGGAGACGGTCCGTGTCACGGGCAAAGGATCGAAGGAGCGGATTGTGCCCATCGGCGGACCTGCGCTCGCGGCCATTCAGCGCTACCGGACGGAGGCGGCGGTTGTCTCCGGACCCCTGTTCCTGAGCAGCCACCGCAAGCGCATCACCCAGCAGGCGATCGATCTCCTGCTGAAGAAGTATCTGAAACTCAGCTCCATTCCGTTCCGGATCTCCCCCCACAAGCTGCGGCATTCCTTTGCCACGCACCTGCTCGACGCGGGTGCGGACCTGCGCAGCGTCCAGTCCCTGCTGGGGCATTCCTCGCTCTCCACCACCCAGATCTACACCCACGTCACAAAGGAGCGGCTGAAGGAAGCCTACGATACCGCCCACCCCCGCGCATGA
- a CDS encoding thiamine-monophosphate kinase has protein sequence MKQLRDIGEDALIARLVALVPHAPDASGPGDDCSVIDPGPESDTLQLLKTDALVERVHFLPDAPPRAVGWKAVARVISDFAAMGGVPEHFLVTLALPKSTAVEWIEEVYRGMGDCLGKFGGLLAGGETSSVPDGSAAVISIAATGKVSRSHLVLRSTACAGDAVIVTGRLGGSITGKHLDFTPRIGEAAWLVRHFKPSAMMDLSDGLGQDLPRLASASGCGFRIDESSLPVSPDCTPDQAIGDGEDFELLFTLPAGQVADLLARWSVEFPDLPLTVIGEMTAEGGGMPLKGGWDHFK, from the coding sequence GTGAAGCAGCTCCGGGACATCGGAGAGGATGCGCTCATCGCACGGCTGGTGGCGCTGGTGCCGCACGCGCCGGATGCCTCAGGCCCTGGGGACGACTGCTCGGTCATCGATCCCGGTCCGGAGTCGGACACCCTCCAGCTCCTCAAGACGGACGCGCTGGTGGAGCGCGTGCATTTCCTGCCGGACGCCCCGCCCCGTGCGGTGGGCTGGAAGGCGGTGGCGCGGGTCATTTCCGACTTCGCCGCGATGGGCGGGGTGCCGGAGCATTTCCTGGTCACGCTGGCATTGCCGAAATCCACCGCCGTGGAGTGGATCGAGGAGGTCTATCGCGGGATGGGCGACTGTCTCGGGAAATTCGGCGGCTTGCTGGCTGGCGGTGAAACATCGTCGGTCCCGGACGGATCCGCCGCCGTCATCTCCATCGCCGCGACGGGAAAGGTGTCGAGATCGCACCTCGTCCTCCGGTCAACCGCATGCGCCGGGGATGCGGTGATCGTCACCGGCCGCCTCGGCGGCTCGATCACCGGGAAGCATCTGGATTTCACCCCGCGCATCGGTGAAGCGGCGTGGCTGGTCCGCCATTTCAAGCCATCCGCCATGATGGATCTTTCCGACGGGCTGGGCCAGGACCTGCCCCGGCTGGCCTCCGCGTCCGGCTGCGGTTTCCGGATCGACGAATCCTCGCTGCCCGTTTCGCCTGACTGCACTCCGGACCAGGCCATCGGCGACGGCGAGGACTTCGAGCTGTTGTTCACCCTTCCTGCCGGGCAGGTTGCGGATCTCCTTGCCCGATGGTCCGTGGAGTTTCCGGATCTTCCGCTCACCGTCATCGGGGAAATGACCGCCGAAGGGGGAGGGATGCCTCTCAAGGGTGGGTGGGATCATTTCAAATGA
- a CDS encoding CPBP family intramembrane metalloprotease, protein MSDPTAPVLIATFSVALGLFVVAALVRWARREKEPVLSETEAPQEGGHGGLPQAPPSSLPPPVPPMYGGPYVAPRAAPVPVPDTRGVPTWPYRKLDFLWMAGIFVIFAAMSVSNTAVDADKVSFTPGVLLGSIVFHATLTMITLAVILFRIGPVSWLGLRWKHWPWVFLIAPATVVTMWLVFGGLHALGYMKWMESLGVEAVQDSVKLLQTATDPLVLILMAVAAVLVAPISEEIVFRGYLYPAAKKFAGPWMAAICTGLVFAAAHGSLAALLPLFIFGVVLAVLYEKTGSIWAPVAVHFCFNGATVGMQFLVRQFPQLLDQAAK, encoded by the coding sequence ATGTCCGATCCGACCGCTCCCGTTCTCATCGCCACCTTTTCCGTCGCGCTCGGTTTGTTCGTGGTGGCGGCGCTTGTCCGCTGGGCGAGGAGGGAAAAGGAGCCTGTCCTTTCGGAAACGGAGGCTCCGCAGGAAGGTGGACATGGCGGCTTGCCGCAGGCTCCACCCTCCTCACTGCCGCCGCCGGTCCCTCCCATGTATGGCGGGCCGTATGTGGCTCCCCGGGCGGCCCCTGTTCCCGTTCCTGATACCCGGGGCGTTCCGACCTGGCCCTACCGGAAGCTGGATTTCCTGTGGATGGCCGGCATTTTCGTGATCTTCGCGGCCATGAGCGTGTCCAACACGGCGGTGGATGCGGACAAGGTTTCCTTCACTCCCGGAGTGCTGCTCGGCTCGATCGTTTTCCACGCCACCCTCACGATGATCACGCTGGCGGTCATCCTTTTCCGCATCGGTCCGGTCTCCTGGCTGGGCTTGCGGTGGAAGCACTGGCCGTGGGTGTTCCTCATCGCGCCCGCCACCGTGGTGACCATGTGGCTGGTGTTCGGTGGTCTCCACGCGCTGGGCTACATGAAATGGATGGAGTCGCTGGGCGTGGAAGCCGTGCAGGACAGCGTGAAGCTCCTGCAGACGGCGACCGACCCGCTGGTTCTGATCCTGATGGCGGTGGCCGCCGTGCTGGTGGCCCCCATCAGCGAGGAGATCGTGTTCCGTGGCTACCTCTACCCGGCGGCGAAGAAGTTCGCCGGTCCGTGGATGGCGGCCATCTGCACGGGGCTGGTGTTCGCTGCGGCCCACGGCAGCCTCGCCGCCCTGCTGCCCCTGTTCATCTTCGGCGTGGTGCTGGCCGTGCTTTACGAGAAAACCGGCTCCATCTGGGCGCCGGTGGCCGTCCATTTCTGCTTCAACGGCGCGACGGTGGGCATGCAGTTCCTCGTCCGCCAGTTTCCGCAACTTCTGGACCAGGCGGCCAAGTGA
- a CDS encoding CPBP family intramembrane metalloprotease yields MPCRWFHQRENAAAVAGTATGGYRLVITETPADAFPIVTVRTSSGQPENAYRKVLRRNIPDPMVALLAFILGIWMWNHYFSPLDGYPPGTEEVALLKIDRELRLADAMENDPAWMRRLAGLKDTGTELRNALAALDKLRDHNALGGAGLLAYPVIRAELEGVPVHSMMDRMGVAASDDPEAPVWERGSWWRAKMIAADIGPQPAPRWKEKYDASLRTLRFRSLAASSVAAAVVLAGLCSAPFVLGKRPVNSGGKRRGYAGAWTPGLGLTVFMVGTLAWIGYISALGIGIEVVKSLPPLMGLALDTAARLLPTLIAIGFLFKQPKHAVRVLGLTGPPHFRMVLAVYALLVATGAGLNLLLGGDDTDPGAGLSLADAGWQGLVFAIVSACLVAPVAEEILYRGVLFRSLANRTGILAAAALSAVIFSSVHFYDLHGFLSVAIFGFAAALLYNATGSLMAAILLHVLHNVLIKIPVWIFYHARIEW; encoded by the coding sequence ATGCCATGCCGGTGGTTTCACCAGCGGGAAAATGCGGCGGCGGTTGCAGGGACGGCGACCGGTGGCTACAGGCTTGTCATCACCGAAACTCCCGCGGATGCTTTTCCCATCGTAACGGTCAGGACAAGCAGCGGCCAGCCGGAGAATGCCTACCGCAAGGTGCTCCGCAGGAATATCCCGGATCCCATGGTCGCCCTGCTGGCCTTCATCCTCGGGATCTGGATGTGGAACCACTATTTCAGCCCGCTGGATGGCTACCCACCCGGGACAGAGGAAGTCGCGCTCCTGAAGATCGACCGGGAACTCCGGTTGGCGGATGCCATGGAGAACGACCCTGCGTGGATGCGGCGGCTGGCCGGCCTGAAGGACACCGGCACGGAACTGCGCAACGCCTTGGCCGCGCTGGACAAGCTCAGGGACCACAACGCACTGGGCGGTGCCGGCCTGCTGGCCTACCCCGTCATCCGGGCGGAACTGGAAGGCGTGCCGGTCCATTCCATGATGGACCGCATGGGCGTCGCCGCATCGGATGATCCGGAGGCTCCCGTATGGGAGAGGGGAAGCTGGTGGCGGGCGAAAATGATCGCCGCGGACATCGGGCCGCAGCCCGCACCCCGCTGGAAGGAAAAGTATGACGCCAGCCTGCGCACGCTGCGTTTCCGCTCCCTTGCAGCGTCCTCGGTGGCGGCCGCGGTGGTGCTGGCCGGACTGTGCTCCGCGCCGTTTGTGCTGGGAAAACGCCCCGTCAACTCCGGCGGGAAACGGCGTGGCTACGCCGGGGCGTGGACGCCCGGCCTGGGACTGACGGTTTTCATGGTCGGGACGCTCGCGTGGATCGGCTACATCAGCGCGCTGGGCATCGGCATCGAGGTGGTGAAGTCGCTGCCTCCGCTGATGGGCCTGGCACTGGACACCGCCGCCCGTCTGCTGCCCACCTTGATCGCCATCGGCTTCCTGTTCAAACAGCCGAAGCACGCGGTGAGGGTGCTGGGCCTGACCGGCCCGCCGCATTTCCGCATGGTGCTGGCCGTGTATGCCCTGCTCGTTGCCACCGGGGCCGGGCTGAACCTTCTGCTGGGAGGGGATGACACCGATCCCGGCGCGGGCCTCTCCCTTGCGGACGCGGGGTGGCAGGGGCTGGTGTTCGCCATCGTCTCCGCCTGTCTGGTGGCACCGGTGGCGGAGGAAATCCTCTACCGCGGGGTGCTGTTCCGCTCCCTCGCCAACCGGACCGGCATCCTGGCCGCCGCCGCCCTCTCAGCGGTCATTTTTTCCTCCGTCCATTTCTATGACCTGCACGGCTTCCTGAGTGTGGCCATTTTCGGCTTCGCGGCGGCCCTCCTCTACAACGCGACCGGCTCGCTGATGGCCGCCATCCTCCTGCACGTGCTCCACAACGTCCTCATCAAGATCCCGGTGTGGATCTTCTACCACGCGCGGATCGAATGGTGA
- a CDS encoding globin — MSWEKQITARLGEVGLRNLVREFYRRIREDDLIGPMYPPDDWEGSERRLADFICFRIAGNPIYTETRGHPRLRMRHVPFKIDEAARDRWLLLMGGAMDACSITGEEREALEAFFFQVADFMRNHG, encoded by the coding sequence ATGTCTTGGGAAAAACAGATCACCGCCAGGTTGGGAGAGGTGGGGTTGCGCAATCTGGTAAGGGAATTTTACCGCAGGATCCGCGAGGACGATCTGATCGGGCCGATGTATCCGCCGGATGACTGGGAAGGCTCGGAGAGGCGGCTGGCGGACTTCATCTGCTTCCGCATCGCGGGAAATCCCATCTATACGGAAACCCGGGGCCACCCCCGGCTGCGGATGCGGCACGTGCCGTTCAAAATCGACGAAGCGGCGCGCGACCGCTGGCTGCTGCTGATGGGCGGCGCGATGGATGCCTGCTCCATCACCGGTGAAGAGCGGGAGGCCCTGGAAGCGTTCTTTTTCCAGGTGGCGGATTTCATGCGCAACCACGGGTAG
- a CDS encoding serine/threonine protein kinase, whose translation MSLESEPFSAPSPEELASLFPGYAIDSLIACGGMGAVYHARQVALDREVAIKILPREFSADEAFRDGFAAEARAMAKLNHPNLIGVYDFGEVDGMLFIIMEFVPGQSLYHAAYQTRIEPKEAARLMAEICSGIAEAHRAGLLHRDIKPANVLLDAHKRPKVGDFGLARPIGTAAQEGEVIFGTPGYTAPEVVDHPSRVDARADVFSLGVMLHELLTGKLPSADPRPPSAICGCSPKFDEIVKRATQPVAALRYPDAGAMEAGLKDLATVPAYAAAARAGANRPPAVRRPRASTTVVKSSGGGGIGWIIVLLALGGGGWYYYTHFHQKPEPPAPVAEEKTEIVIPREDRPRPQRPVEPERKMDLPGVAQEESSSGGGSRIFDTPTSPLGSPMPERPKAEGPKPLIDPQPFLDRARDIMTKRSYDALNTRQRALRTNIDNFDREVSRAARQQGTAAVSSTAKAIKAIRENNDRIPDSFKIEDMQDMTYSTPLSDAVKAQEAADEKFHQEMKPNADIYIRGINMEITRRQQANDAGAVILLKEEIERVQADSEYFGKLIGTPKR comes from the coding sequence ATGAGTCTTGAATCCGAACCATTTTCCGCTCCTTCGCCGGAGGAGCTGGCCTCGCTGTTCCCGGGATATGCGATCGATTCGCTGATTGCCTGCGGTGGCATGGGCGCCGTGTACCATGCACGCCAGGTCGCCCTGGACCGGGAGGTGGCGATCAAGATCCTGCCCCGTGAGTTCAGTGCGGACGAGGCGTTCCGCGACGGATTCGCCGCGGAGGCGAGGGCCATGGCCAAGCTCAACCACCCGAACCTGATCGGGGTCTATGACTTCGGCGAGGTGGACGGCATGCTTTTCATCATCATGGAATTCGTTCCGGGGCAGTCGCTCTACCATGCGGCCTACCAGACACGGATCGAGCCGAAGGAAGCGGCACGACTGATGGCGGAAATCTGTTCCGGCATCGCGGAGGCCCACCGCGCCGGTCTGCTCCACCGGGACATCAAGCCCGCCAATGTCCTGCTGGACGCCCACAAGCGGCCGAAAGTGGGGGATTTCGGCCTTGCCCGCCCCATCGGCACCGCCGCCCAGGAGGGCGAGGTCATTTTCGGCACGCCCGGCTACACCGCTCCGGAGGTGGTGGACCACCCCTCCCGCGTGGACGCCCGGGCGGATGTTTTTTCGCTCGGCGTGATGCTGCATGAACTGCTCACCGGAAAGCTTCCCTCCGCGGACCCTCGTCCGCCATCCGCCATCTGTGGCTGCAGCCCGAAGTTCGATGAGATCGTCAAGCGTGCCACCCAGCCCGTGGCCGCCCTCCGCTATCCGGATGCCGGGGCGATGGAAGCCGGTCTGAAGGATCTGGCTACCGTCCCCGCCTACGCGGCCGCAGCCCGCGCCGGTGCGAATCGCCCGCCCGCCGTCCGCCGCCCGCGTGCCTCCACCACCGTGGTGAAGTCGTCCGGAGGTGGTGGCATCGGCTGGATCATCGTCCTGCTCGCGCTCGGCGGTGGTGGCTGGTACTACTACACCCATTTCCACCAGAAGCCGGAGCCTCCCGCTCCTGTCGCTGAGGAGAAAACGGAGATCGTCATTCCCAGGGAGGACCGGCCCCGCCCGCAAAGACCCGTGGAACCCGAGCGCAAGATGGACCTGCCCGGCGTGGCACAGGAGGAATCCTCATCCGGCGGCGGCTCCCGCATTTTCGACACCCCGACGTCCCCGCTCGGCTCACCGATGCCGGAGCGGCCGAAAGCCGAAGGACCCAAGCCGTTGATCGACCCGCAGCCGTTCCTTGACCGGGCGCGGGACATCATGACCAAGAGGTCCTATGACGCGCTCAACACCCGCCAGCGGGCGCTGAGGACGAACATCGACAACTTCGACCGCGAGGTCAGCCGCGCCGCCCGCCAGCAAGGCACCGCCGCCGTCTCCAGCACGGCCAAGGCCATCAAGGCGATCCGCGAGAACAACGACCGCATCCCGGACAGCTTCAAGATCGAGGACATGCAGGACATGACCTACTCCACGCCCCTGTCCGATGCCGTGAAAGCCCAGGAAGCTGCGGATGAGAAATTCCACCAGGAGATGAAGCCGAACGCGGACATCTACATCCGCGGCATCAACATGGAGATCACCCGCCGCCAGCAGGCGAACGACGCCGGCGCCGTCATTCTCCTCAAGGAGGAGATCGAAAGGGTCCAGGCGGACTCCGAATACTTCGGCAAATTGATCGGCACGCCGAAGAGGTGA